A part of Aegilops tauschii subsp. strangulata cultivar AL8/78 chromosome 2, Aet v6.0, whole genome shotgun sequence genomic DNA contains:
- the LOC109740930 gene encoding copper-transporting ATPase PAA1, chloroplastic codes for MESTLITRLYPLLPAPPKARPLSSSPLAGARRIASISFSSVSMCGVLRPSGGVTSSVTAAAAALGEAAEPGSEAILLSVQGMMCDGCAASVKRILESQPEVTSATVDYKEARAVVWTTPEVKVAEDWQKQCGEKLASHLGTCGFESRPQG; via the exons ATGGAGTCTACCCTAATCACGAGATTATACCCCCTTCTCCCCGCTCCCCCCAAGGCCAGGCCCCTCTCCTCAtcgcccctcgccggagctcgccgcatcGCCTCCATTTCCTTCTCTTCCGTCAGCATGTGTGGCGTCTTGCGTCCCAGCGGCGGCGTTACCTCGTCGGTCACCGCCGCAGCAGCGGCGCTCGGCGAGGCGGCAGAGCCCGGGTCTGAGGCCATCTTGCTCAGTGTTCAG GGCATGATGTGCGACGGGTGCGCTGCCAGTGTGAAGCGGATTCTCGAGAGTCAG CCTGAGGTTACTTCTGCTACAGTTGATTATAAGGAAGCAAGGGCTGTCGTGTGGACAACTCCTGAGGTCAAGGTGGCAGAAGATTGGCAGAAACAATGTGGAGAGAAACTTGCAAGTCATCTTGGTACTTGTGGATTTGAGTCTCGCCCACAAG GGTAA
- the LOC109740922 gene encoding uncharacterized protein, translated as MSRFGRSGPPPIRDTYSLLVLNITFRTTADDLFPLFDKYGEVVDIYIPRDRRTGDSRGFAFVRYKYEDEAQKAVDRLDGRLVDGREMMVQFAKYGPNAERIQKGRIMETVPKPRGRSRSRSPRRGYRDDHRGRDSRRRSRSRSGDRYGRDRYRERDHHRRSRSRSTSPDDYKRRGRDRSPSRSRSRSYSPDDDRKGGRDSLSPARRSTSRSPRKTPPPREGSPAKRNDDRSPAKRNDDRSPVRRNDDRSPVRRNDDRSPVRRNDDRSPDSRSPST; from the exons ATGTCTCGCTTCGGGCGCTCCGGCCCGCCGCCGATCCGCGACACCTACTCCCTCCTCGTCCTCAACATCACCTTCC GTACGACGGCCGATGACCTTTTCCCGctcttcgacaagtacggcgaggTCGTCGACATCTACATCCCCAGGGACCGCAG GACTGGCGACTCGCGAGGGTTTGCCTTTGTGAGGTACAAGTATGAGGACGAGGCCCAGAAGGCAGTTGATCGCCTGGACG GGAGGTTGGTGGACGGGAGGGAGATGATGGTGCAGTTTGCCAAGTACGGCCCAAATGCTGAGCGGAT TCAGAAAGGGCGAATCATGGAAACGGTCCCGAAGCCAAGGGGTCGTTCCAGAAGCCGCAGTCCAAGACGGGG GTACCGTGATGATCATCGGGGCAGAGATTCTAGAAGGCGAAGTCGGAGTCGGAGTGGAGATAGATATGGACGTGACAGGTACAGAGAGAGGGATCATCATCGTCGTAGCAGGAGTCGTAGCACTAGCCCTGATGATTACAAGAGGCGTGGCAGAGACAG AAGTCCTAGTCGTAGCAGGAGCCGCAGCTACAGCCCTGATGATGACAGGAAGGGTGGCAGAGACAG TTTGTCGCCTGCACGCAGAAGCACTAGTCGCTCCCCTCGCAAGACACCACCTCCTCGCGAGGGGTCTCCTGCTAAGCGCAATGATGATCGATCTCCTGCTAAGCGCAATGATGACCGTTCTCCTGTTAGGCGCAATGATGACCGTTCTCCTGTTAGGCGCAATGATGACCGTTCTCCTGTTAGGCGCAATGATGACCGGTCTCCAGACTCTCGTAGCCCTTCAACATGA